In one Desulfovibrio sp. TomC genomic region, the following are encoded:
- the ybeY gene encoding rRNA maturation RNase YbeY encodes MIGLARGVFAPDLPASRPELAALCQAIQEALDLTGREFDLHVAGDGAIEALNREFLGLPGPTNILSFPAEDPDRPDYLGEMALSLDAVSREAFLYGQPPGLHMARLLAHGFLHLAGLDHGPLMESLTETAAEAAADRLGLAD; translated from the coding sequence ATGATAGGCCTTGCCCGGGGCGTGTTCGCCCCTGATCTGCCGGCCTCCCGGCCCGAACTGGCCGCCCTGTGCCAGGCCATCCAGGAGGCCCTGGACCTCACGGGCCGGGAGTTCGATTTGCATGTGGCCGGCGACGGCGCTATCGAAGCGCTTAACCGGGAGTTTCTGGGCCTGCCCGGTCCCACCAACATCTTAAGCTTCCCGGCCGAAGACCCGGATCGGCCGGACTATCTGGGCGAAATGGCGCTGAGCCTCGACGCCGTTTCCCGCGAGGCCTTCCTCTACGGCCAGCCGCCGGGCCTGCACATGGCAAGGCTCCTCGCCCACGGATTTCTCCATCTGGCCGGCCTGGACCATGGGCCACTCATGGAGTCGCTGACCGAAACGGCCGCCGAAGCCGCGGCCGACCGCCTGGGCCTAGCCGACTGA
- a CDS encoding PhoH family protein translates to MMETLCLERRLEFDDSELARDLFGPHNENIALIAGKSGARLDTRGNAVIVRADSEETLTHVANVLVQLYGLLRQGKPVYPADVEQALSVLAREPEASLQRVYREESLIVSAKKTIAPRTAVQREYIASIRRQDLVFGIGPAGTGKTYLAVAMGVSFLLERRVKRLILTRPAVEAGEKLGFLPGDMVEKINPYLRPLYDALNDMLDFRKVREMLDTGVIEVAPLAFMRGRTLNDALIILDEAQNTTPEQMKMFLTRLGLASKAVVTGDVTQVDLPAHTASGLVEARRVLHNVRGIDFVTFSDADVVRHPLVGRIIQAYERDSRQG, encoded by the coding sequence ATGATGGAAACACTGTGCTTGGAACGCCGGCTCGAATTTGATGATTCGGAGCTGGCCAGGGACCTCTTTGGGCCCCACAATGAAAATATCGCGCTGATCGCCGGTAAATCCGGGGCGCGTCTCGACACCCGGGGCAACGCCGTCATCGTGCGAGCCGACTCCGAAGAAACGCTCACCCATGTGGCCAACGTGCTGGTGCAGCTGTATGGCCTGCTGCGCCAGGGCAAACCAGTGTATCCGGCCGATGTGGAACAGGCCCTAAGCGTCCTGGCCCGGGAACCCGAGGCCAGCCTGCAGCGGGTCTACCGCGAAGAATCCCTGATTGTTTCCGCCAAAAAGACCATTGCCCCGCGCACGGCCGTCCAGCGCGAGTACATTGCCTCCATCCGCCGCCAGGACCTCGTCTTCGGCATCGGCCCGGCCGGCACCGGCAAGACCTATCTGGCCGTGGCCATGGGCGTCAGTTTTCTGCTGGAGCGCCGGGTCAAGCGGCTTATCCTCACCCGGCCGGCCGTGGAAGCCGGCGAAAAACTCGGTTTCCTGCCCGGCGACATGGTGGAAAAAATAAATCCCTACCTGCGCCCCCTCTACGACGCCTTAAATGACATGCTCGATTTCCGCAAAGTGCGGGAAATGCTCGATACCGGAGTCATCGAAGTGGCTCCCCTGGCCTTTATGCGGGGCCGGACCCTCAATGATGCCCTCATTATTTTGGATGAGGCCCAAAACACCACCCCCGAACAAATGAAGATGTTCCTCACCCGCCTGGGACTGGCCTCCAAGGCCGTGGTCACGGGCGATGTGACCCAGGTCGACCTGCCGGCTCATACGGCCTCGGGTCTGGTCGAGGCCCGGCGGGTATTGCACAATGTACGCGGCATCGATTTCGTGACCTTCAGCGATGCCGACGTTGTCCGTCATCCCCTCGTGGGAAGGATTATTCAGGCTTATGAGCGAGATAGTCGACAGGGTTAA
- a CDS encoding Y-family DNA polymerase: MPTTTFALVDCNNFYASCERVFAPHLAGRPVVVLSNNDGCIIARSAEAKALGVPMGQPAFQCRDLFARHGIAVFSSNYALYGDMSARVMVTLSRFAPAMEIYSIDEAFLDLTGLPGGAAGQARRIRETVARWTGIPVSVGIGPTKTLAKLANRAAKKHPACDGVLDFSTHPDPDALLESVPIEDVWGIGRRYGAMLAGHGILSARAFRDLPREFVQKRMTVQGVHTQLELRGFSCLDLEKAPPAPKTLMSSRSFGRAVTVRDELAEALAEYVSRVAAKLRRRGLVASGMQVFVQTYADASGRPPYANTACAAPPSPTDHTATLISLAGRALADIFRPGWRYKKAGVILLGLESRAGRQLSLLDAPAPEAARNARLMAALDAVNAKWGKDTLAPAACGIGKLWAMRQEKRSPRYTTVWDELPVARAG, translated from the coding sequence GTGCCCACGACCACCTTTGCCCTGGTTGACTGCAACAATTTCTATGCCTCGTGCGAACGGGTGTTCGCCCCGCATCTGGCCGGCCGGCCGGTGGTGGTGTTGTCCAACAACGATGGCTGCATCATCGCCCGCTCGGCCGAAGCCAAGGCCCTGGGCGTCCCCATGGGCCAGCCGGCCTTTCAGTGCCGGGACCTGTTCGCCCGGCACGGCATCGCGGTCTTTTCCTCCAACTACGCCCTCTACGGCGACATGTCGGCCCGGGTCATGGTCACCTTGTCACGGTTCGCCCCGGCCATGGAAATCTATTCCATTGACGAGGCCTTTCTCGACCTGACGGGACTGCCCGGCGGGGCGGCGGGGCAGGCCCGGCGCATTCGGGAGACGGTGGCGCGCTGGACCGGCATCCCGGTGTCCGTGGGTATCGGCCCGACCAAGACCCTGGCCAAACTGGCCAACCGGGCCGCCAAAAAGCACCCGGCCTGCGACGGCGTCCTGGATTTTTCGACCCATCCCGACCCGGATGCGCTCCTGGAAAGTGTCCCGATAGAAGACGTCTGGGGCATCGGCCGTCGCTACGGGGCCATGCTGGCCGGGCACGGCATCCTGTCGGCCCGGGCCTTTCGGGACCTGCCCCGGGAGTTTGTGCAAAAACGCATGACTGTCCAGGGCGTGCACACCCAGCTTGAACTGCGCGGCTTTTCCTGCCTCGATCTGGAAAAGGCCCCGCCGGCTCCGAAAACGCTCATGTCCTCGCGCTCGTTTGGCCGGGCAGTGACCGTCAGGGACGAACTGGCCGAGGCCCTGGCCGAATACGTGTCCCGGGTGGCGGCCAAACTGCGGCGACGCGGGCTTGTCGCTTCCGGAATGCAGGTGTTCGTGCAGACCTATGCCGATGCCTCGGGCCGCCCGCCCTACGCCAATACCGCCTGTGCCGCGCCGCCGTCCCCGACCGATCACACCGCCACGCTGATCAGTCTGGCCGGCCGGGCGCTTGCCGACATCTTTCGGCCGGGCTGGCGCTACAAAAAGGCCGGGGTGATCCTCCTTGGCCTGGAATCCCGGGCCGGCCGCCAGCTCTCCCTCCTGGACGCGCCGGCTCCCGAAGCGGCCCGCAACGCCCGCCTCATGGCCGCCCTGGACGCCGTCAACGCCAAATGGGGGAAAGACACCCTGGCCCCGGCCGCCTGCGGCATTGGCAAGCTCTGGGCCATGCGCCAGGAGAAACGCTCCCCGCGCTACACCACGGTCTGGGACGAGCTGCCCGTGGCCAGGGCCGGCTGA
- a CDS encoding GAF domain-containing protein: MSEQECAYYRSLYDVAMCINSSLEPATVLHAIAEQATKALSAKACSIRLLDRQGKTLLSGTSYGLSKGYLRKGTVEVSKSKIDQETLTGKVVQIKDAGNDPRFQYPDAAREEGITSVMALPLTVEGRTIGVMRLYCDNIREFEASEIHFATAIANLSAMAIENARLHQALRTDYELLTAYEYTMHE; the protein is encoded by the coding sequence ATGAGCGAACAGGAATGCGCCTACTATCGCAGCCTCTATGATGTGGCCATGTGCATCAATTCGAGTCTTGAACCGGCCACCGTGCTCCATGCCATTGCCGAACAGGCGACCAAGGCGCTCTCGGCCAAGGCCTGCTCCATCCGGCTGCTTGACCGCCAGGGCAAAACCCTGCTGTCCGGCACGTCGTACGGCTTAAGCAAAGGCTATCTGCGCAAGGGCACCGTGGAAGTGTCCAAGAGCAAAATCGACCAGGAAACCCTGACCGGCAAGGTCGTCCAGATCAAGGACGCCGGCAATGATCCTCGCTTCCAGTATCCTGATGCCGCCCGCGAGGAAGGCATCACCTCGGTCATGGCCCTGCCGCTGACCGTCGAGGGCCGCACCATCGGCGTCATGCGCCTGTACTGCGACAACATCCGCGAATTTGAAGCCAGCGAAATCCATTTTGCCACGGCCATTGCCAACTTAAGCGCCATGGCCATTGAAAACGCCCGGCTGCATCAGGCCCTGCGGACCGATTACGAACTATTGACCGCCTACGAATACACCATGCACGAGTAG
- a CDS encoding GGDEF domain-containing protein, translating to MGTGCQETPCEIRNICGELQKIGCGNDASWLAVLLFVRNLLRQFTIFDDSRKKSLQEYVFSELARRDPSEAHLQRLLRGVELFLTDHLPMVAMREQLASEQAASESLARSITDFLEETLSSEQERSKLVGRFGRETMDTLAGGEDPAVMIPRLRQLITSMLVHYREEAQAWERKAQQLERIIQVDPLLAPLHNRRSLEEHLRASIARAKATDAPLSAMMIDVDNFKTAINDVYGHVVGDDVLRTLAKIIDAHAGRHGWFAARFGGDELVLVCDIDGSQAQFHADAIRLAVQHYEFLPRIDGRLADEPIRFTVSIGVAELTPGMDAEAFLGAADAAMYQVKHSGRNNVAQFEAPRA from the coding sequence ATGGGCACTGGGTGTCAGGAGACGCCATGCGAAATCCGCAACATCTGCGGCGAATTGCAAAAGATAGGCTGCGGCAACGACGCATCCTGGCTGGCCGTCTTATTGTTCGTCCGCAATCTGCTGCGACAATTCACCATTTTTGATGATTCCCGCAAAAAGAGCCTGCAGGAGTATGTTTTTTCCGAGCTGGCCCGGCGCGATCCTTCCGAGGCCCACCTGCAACGGCTGCTGCGCGGCGTGGAACTGTTTTTGACCGATCATCTGCCCATGGTCGCCATGCGGGAGCAACTGGCTTCGGAGCAGGCCGCTTCCGAATCCCTGGCCCGGTCCATTACGGATTTCCTGGAAGAAACCCTGTCCTCGGAGCAGGAACGCTCCAAGCTCGTGGGCCGTTTCGGCCGCGAAACCATGGATACCCTGGCCGGCGGCGAGGACCCGGCGGTGATGATCCCGCGCCTGCGCCAACTGATCACCTCCATGCTCGTCCACTACCGGGAAGAGGCCCAAGCCTGGGAGCGCAAGGCCCAACAACTCGAAAGGATCATCCAGGTGGATCCGCTTTTGGCCCCCCTGCACAACCGCCGTTCCCTGGAAGAGCACCTGCGCGCCTCCATCGCCAGGGCCAAGGCCACAGACGCGCCGCTCTCGGCCATGATGATCGACGTGGACAACTTCAAGACAGCCATCAACGACGTCTACGGCCATGTGGTCGGCGACGACGTCCTGCGCACCCTGGCCAAGATCATCGACGCCCATGCCGGCCGGCATGGCTGGTTTGCCGCCCGTTTTGGCGGCGACGAGCTGGTGCTCGTGTGCGACATCGACGGCAGCCAAGCTCAATTTCATGCCGACGCCATCCGGCTGGCCGTGCAGCATTATGAGTTTTTGCCGCGTATTGATGGCAGGTTGGCCGATGAGCCGATCCGGTTTACGGTCTCCATCGGCGTGGCTGAACTGACGCCCGGCATGGATGCCGAGGCCTTTCTCGGCGCTGCCGACGCGGCCATGTATCAGGTAAAACATTCCGGCCGCAACAATGTGGCCCAGTTTGAAGCTCCCCGGGCCTGA
- a CDS encoding HD family phosphohydrolase, with protein MSEIVDRVKRAMKGPSPVQSANGFTVPDWAPGFLFFLAVTFTLCFVARLGLDTSVRLFTAGEIATQDVAADQTMQIEDMEATARRREQVTESQPPVFDVSPLPYEALAKNVEDILTSVRAAAPGEDLEKLRWQIAENLNTEIGGDIIEVWRQDDFRNLLQKDVLPWLKENYEPGVVSNSSVFMPYKSGILLRDLPSKMETLRVDTHDIKDTKQIKDDLEHLLKVSLNKPFRLRKAVYTLVYPLIAPSMTLNQDTTQVRKAEIARAVEPLYYIIKKGEIIVRQGERVGPIQQLKLQALYSHRKGPYNLLRATGLFGMCLMFLAVLYVSLERAGIKRIRSTDWVFLGVVLLIFGMLAKMADVVTLPGGGGLPEATRSIYFAFSLPMAGAAGILALFFSKRLCIFISLILSFLAANMVYAGIGVFCYYFVGSMIYIYLIKRSETRSQLFKSVLPLLAALYVMWVSVNLMDLNDPSVVGAGLAFVTLSAFLSLLAVVGIAPIMELIFGYTSRFRLMELLNLEQPLLQELMVKAPGTYHHSLIVSNMVEAGARNIGANPLLAKVAALYHDIGKLKNPHYFIENISCKENRHNKLAPSMSALILISHVKKGIELAREHRLGEALTDLIGQHHGTTLIAYFYHKAKELAEAKGDDPIREADYRYPGPKPQSKEAGLILLADAIEASSRTLVDPTPSRIKGHIQNIVRKIYTEGELDESQLTLKDLTLLTDTFHRILTGIFHQRIEYPSAKTTEKNGKHREEPACALDPKAAEHAA; from the coding sequence ATGAGCGAGATAGTCGACAGGGTTAAGCGGGCCATGAAAGGCCCCTCCCCGGTCCAGTCGGCAAACGGGTTCACGGTTCCCGACTGGGCGCCGGGTTTTCTGTTTTTCCTGGCCGTCACCTTCACCTTGTGTTTCGTTGCCCGCCTGGGCCTTGACACCTCGGTGCGCCTTTTCACGGCCGGCGAGATCGCCACCCAGGACGTGGCCGCCGATCAGACCATGCAGATCGAGGACATGGAAGCCACGGCCCGTCGCCGCGAGCAGGTGACCGAGTCCCAGCCGCCGGTCTTTGACGTCAGCCCCCTGCCCTATGAGGCCCTGGCCAAAAACGTCGAGGATATTCTCACTTCGGTCCGCGCAGCCGCTCCGGGCGAGGACCTGGAGAAACTGCGCTGGCAAATCGCTGAAAATCTCAATACCGAGATCGGCGGCGACATCATCGAGGTCTGGCGGCAGGACGATTTTCGAAATCTCCTGCAAAAAGACGTATTGCCCTGGCTCAAGGAGAACTACGAACCGGGCGTTGTCAGCAACTCCTCGGTCTTTATGCCGTACAAAAGCGGCATCCTCCTGCGCGACCTGCCCTCGAAGATGGAAACGTTGCGCGTCGATACCCACGACATCAAAGATACCAAACAGATCAAGGACGACCTGGAGCATCTGCTCAAGGTCTCGCTCAACAAGCCCTTCCGTCTGCGAAAAGCCGTTTACACCCTGGTCTATCCGCTCATTGCCCCCAGCATGACGCTGAACCAGGACACCACCCAGGTCCGCAAGGCCGAGATCGCCCGGGCCGTGGAACCGCTCTATTATATCATTAAGAAGGGTGAGATCATTGTGCGCCAGGGCGAGCGGGTGGGACCGATCCAGCAACTCAAGCTCCAGGCGCTGTATTCCCACCGCAAGGGTCCCTACAACCTTCTGCGGGCCACGGGTCTGTTTGGCATGTGCCTTATGTTCCTGGCCGTGCTGTACGTCTCCCTGGAACGGGCCGGCATCAAGCGGATACGCAGTACGGACTGGGTGTTTCTCGGGGTGGTGCTGCTCATCTTCGGCATGCTGGCCAAGATGGCCGATGTGGTCACGCTGCCCGGCGGCGGCGGACTGCCGGAGGCAACGCGCTCGATCTATTTTGCCTTCAGCCTGCCCATGGCCGGCGCGGCCGGCATCCTGGCGCTCTTTTTCTCCAAGCGCCTGTGCATCTTCATAAGCCTCATCCTGTCCTTTCTGGCCGCCAACATGGTGTACGCCGGCATTGGCGTCTTTTGCTATTATTTTGTCGGTTCGATGATCTACATCTATCTCATCAAGCGTTCGGAAACCCGCTCCCAGCTCTTCAAATCCGTGCTGCCGCTGCTGGCCGCGCTCTATGTCATGTGGGTTTCGGTCAATCTGATGGACTTAAACGACCCGTCGGTGGTCGGGGCGGGACTGGCCTTCGTCACCCTGTCCGCCTTCCTGTCGCTTCTGGCCGTGGTCGGCATCGCCCCGATCATGGAGCTTATTTTCGGCTACACCTCGCGTTTCCGGCTGATGGAACTTTTAAACCTGGAGCAGCCACTGCTCCAGGAGCTCATGGTCAAGGCGCCGGGCACCTACCACCACTCGCTTATTGTCTCCAACATGGTGGAGGCCGGGGCCCGCAACATCGGGGCCAACCCGCTTTTGGCCAAGGTGGCGGCGCTCTACCACGACATCGGCAAGCTCAAAAACCCGCACTATTTCATTGAAAACATCTCCTGCAAGGAAAATCGCCACAACAAGCTCGCCCCGTCCATGAGCGCGCTGATCCTCATTTCCCACGTCAAAAAAGGCATCGAGCTGGCCCGGGAACATCGTCTGGGCGAGGCGCTGACCGATCTCATCGGCCAGCACCACGGCACCACGCTCATTGCCTACTTCTACCACAAGGCCAAGGAACTGGCCGAGGCCAAGGGCGATGATCCCATCCGCGAGGCTGACTACCGCTACCCCGGTCCCAAGCCCCAGTCCAAGGAGGCGGGACTGATTCTTCTGGCCGACGCCATCGAGGCCTCCAGCCGCACCCTGGTCGATCCGACGCCGAGCCGCATCAAGGGCCATATCCAAAACATCGTGCGCAAGATCTATACCGAGGGCGAACTGGACGAGTCGCAGTTGACGCTCAAGGACCTGACGCTTCTGACCGACACCTTCCACCGTATCCTGACCGGCATCTTCCACCAGCGCATCGAATACCCCAGCGCCAAGACGACCGAAAAAAACGGCAAGCACCGCGAAGAGCCTGCCTGCGCGTTGGACCCCAAGGCTGCGGAACACGCCGCATGA
- a CDS encoding TerC family protein, producing the protein MALFTVENLIAFLTLSALEIVLGIDNIVFIAIISNALPAEIQSRARKIGLLLAMGTRILLLLGITWVMGLTAPIFAVLGHVVTGRDIVLLAGGLFLIAKSTFEIHEKIEPDKGTEHVGRKVRGFAAAVTQIAILDIVFSLDSVITAVGMSGEIVVMVAAVVAAVLVMMLFADAISHFVSRHPTIQMLALSFLILIGVFLVAEGLGRHIDRGYIYFAMAFSLLVELLNLRARKADADGH; encoded by the coding sequence ATGGCCCTTTTCACCGTCGAAAACCTGATCGCCTTTCTGACGTTGTCGGCCCTGGAAATCGTCCTTGGCATCGACAACATCGTCTTTATCGCCATCATTTCCAATGCCCTGCCAGCCGAAATACAGTCCCGGGCCAGGAAGATCGGTCTGCTTTTGGCCATGGGCACCCGCATCCTGCTCCTTTTGGGCATCACCTGGGTCATGGGACTGACCGCGCCAATCTTTGCCGTGCTTGGCCATGTAGTCACCGGCCGCGACATCGTGCTTCTGGCCGGGGGCCTCTTTCTCATCGCCAAATCCACCTTCGAGATTCACGAAAAGATCGAACCGGACAAGGGGACGGAACACGTCGGCCGCAAGGTCCGGGGCTTTGCCGCCGCCGTGACCCAAATCGCCATCCTGGACATCGTCTTTTCCCTGGATTCGGTCATTACGGCTGTGGGCATGTCCGGGGAAATCGTGGTCATGGTGGCGGCAGTGGTGGCGGCGGTCCTGGTCATGATGCTTTTCGCCGACGCCATCAGCCATTTTGTGTCGCGCCATCCGACGATACAGATGCTGGCCTTGTCGTTTCTGATCCTCATCGGCGTCTTCCTGGTGGCCGAGGGCCTGGGCCGACATATCGACCGGGGCTATATCTATTTCGCCATGGCCTTTTCCCTGCTTGTCGAGCTGCTCAACCTGCGGGCGCGCAAGGCCGATGCCGACGGACACTGA
- the dksA gene encoding RNA polymerase-binding protein DksA, translating to MDPKDVDFFRELLNGMLQDILKKGEETIEDMTDTVEVYADPADRATAESDRAFTLRLRDRERRLIKKIKEAIERIDDGTYGECVECGEDISVARLKARPVTTLCIKCKSRQEADEDLRGD from the coding sequence ATGGATCCCAAGGACGTCGATTTTTTCCGCGAACTTTTAAACGGTATGCTTCAGGATATCCTCAAAAAGGGTGAAGAGACCATTGAGGATATGACTGATACCGTCGAGGTCTACGCCGACCCGGCCGACCGGGCCACGGCCGAATCCGACCGCGCCTTTACCTTGCGCCTGCGCGATCGGGAACGGCGGTTGATCAAAAAAATCAAGGAAGCCATCGAGCGCATCGATGACGGCACGTACGGCGAGTGCGTTGAATGCGGCGAGGACATCAGTGTCGCCCGGCTCAAAGCCCGTCCGGTCACCACGCTTTGCATCAAATGCAAAAGCCGTCAGGAAGCCGACGAGGACCTTCGGGGGGACTAG
- a CDS encoding NFACT RNA binding domain-containing protein: MEAVFFRSLVRELMEALPGARVEKVFLPVPNVATLTFYLPAGRVIPGCEAKKTVHLHVRYGTGRYFLFLSGQKTAQPERAPSAAMRLRKYLRGRRVRQVVADWPRRRLVLAFTGEGPALALDPRSFPVLIDAPAPEQPTLPEPAWPSLEAAVGDPDIWQAHPQLSPNLRRRLIALPATERSTVYSRLAAGAADGFFLEQKNGEPLALWPVDWPGTLPRTHTVKAFATALEAAAAFGLPLAFGEVSGRRDAPEVAAGVASRRRQARAMDRLAADETRMRAFIARKVDADAIAANLHTLNKTAKIPELSLPTPEGGRQTLRLDPALTILGNMQKLYHLAAKGERGLAAIATRRRDLQGAKKDLQGREHRLQHAAVSPSPSGSLKGVAAHVYRTSDGFLALRGKNAKANDQLLRLASPFDLWFHAADGPGAHVILRRDHPGREVPRQSLLEAAGLAALASCAAGSGAADVWMARVGDVRRVKGAAPGQVTVSRILETVRAAVDPTLESLREPT; this comes from the coding sequence ATGGAGGCCGTTTTTTTTCGTTCGCTGGTTCGTGAGCTGATGGAAGCCCTGCCTGGCGCCCGGGTGGAAAAGGTGTTTCTGCCGGTGCCCAATGTGGCCACCCTGACCTTCTATCTGCCGGCCGGCCGGGTGATCCCCGGCTGCGAGGCCAAAAAAACCGTCCATCTCCACGTCCGCTACGGCACAGGCCGGTATTTTCTTTTCCTGTCCGGCCAGAAGACCGCCCAGCCGGAACGTGCGCCATCGGCGGCCATGCGCCTGCGCAAATATCTGCGCGGCCGGCGCGTGCGGCAGGTGGTGGCCGACTGGCCCCGCCGTCGGCTCGTCCTCGCCTTTACCGGCGAAGGTCCGGCCCTGGCCCTTGATCCCCGCTCCTTCCCGGTCCTTATTGATGCCCCTGCCCCGGAGCAGCCGACGCTGCCGGAACCCGCCTGGCCATCCCTTGAGGCCGCCGTCGGCGACCCTGATATCTGGCAGGCCCATCCCCAGCTTTCCCCGAATCTCCGCCGCCGTCTGATCGCCCTGCCGGCAACGGAACGCTCGACCGTCTACTCCCGGCTGGCTGCAGGCGCGGCCGACGGCTTTTTCCTGGAGCAAAAAAACGGCGAACCGCTGGCCCTGTGGCCCGTAGACTGGCCCGGCACGCTGCCGCGGACGCACACCGTCAAAGCCTTTGCCACGGCCTTGGAAGCCGCTGCCGCCTTCGGCCTGCCCCTGGCTTTTGGCGAGGTCTCAGGCCGCCGGGACGCCCCCGAGGTCGCAGCCGGGGTCGCCTCCCGGCGACGGCAGGCCCGGGCCATGGATCGCCTGGCCGCTGACGAAACCCGGATGCGGGCCTTTATTGCCCGCAAGGTTGACGCCGACGCCATTGCCGCCAACCTCCACACTTTGAATAAAACCGCTAAAATTCCAGAACTTTCCCTGCCTACACCGGAAGGCGGCCGACAGACGCTGCGGCTTGATCCGGCATTGACCATCCTCGGCAACATGCAAAAGCTCTATCATTTGGCGGCTAAAGGCGAACGAGGGTTGGCCGCCATCGCCACCCGCCGTAGGGACTTGCAAGGCGCAAAAAAAGACTTACAAGGTCGGGAACACCGTCTGCAACACGCCGCCGTCAGTCCGAGTCCGTCAGGCAGCCTCAAGGGTGTCGCCGCGCATGTCTACCGCACCTCAGACGGCTTTTTGGCCCTGCGAGGCAAAAACGCCAAGGCCAACGACCAGCTCCTGCGCCTTGCCAGCCCCTTTGACCTGTGGTTCCACGCAGCCGACGGCCCGGGAGCGCATGTGATCCTGCGCCGTGACCATCCCGGCCGCGAAGTGCCGCGCCAAAGCCTTCTGGAGGCGGCAGGACTGGCCGCCCTGGCCAGCTGCGCCGCCGGCTCGGGCGCGGCCGACGTGTGGATGGCCCGGGTGGGCGATGTCCGGCGCGTCAAGGGCGCGGCTCCGGGGCAGGTGACGGTGTCGCGGATTTTGGAAACGGTGCGGGCGGCTGTGGACCCGACCCTGGAATCACTGCGGGAACCAACATGA
- a CDS encoding LexA family protein produces the protein MGHPPLEIFAFEQRTPLELPLYLATVSAGFPSPAEDYIDKKLDLNEHLVRHPAATFFVRVDGDSMRDANVASGDILVVDRAVTARDGHIVIAALDGELTVKRLRRQDGRLYLVPDNPDYAAVEVSAEASFEVWGVVTYIIHKA, from the coding sequence ATGGGACACCCGCCACTGGAAATCTTCGCCTTCGAGCAACGCACACCACTTGAACTGCCGCTCTATCTGGCCACGGTCTCGGCTGGTTTTCCCTCGCCGGCCGAGGACTATATCGACAAGAAGCTCGACTTAAACGAGCACCTCGTGCGCCATCCGGCCGCCACCTTTTTCGTGCGCGTGGACGGCGATTCCATGCGCGACGCCAATGTGGCCTCGGGCGACATTCTGGTGGTGGACCGGGCCGTGACGGCCAGGGACGGCCATATCGTCATCGCCGCCCTGGACGGCGAGCTGACGGTCAAGCGTCTGCGCCGCCAGGACGGCCGGCTCTACCTCGTGCCGGACAATCCCGACTACGCCGCCGTGGAAGTCTCCGCCGAAGCCTCCTTCGAGGTCTGGGGCGTGGTCACCTACATCATCCACAAGGCCTGA
- the gap gene encoding type I glyceraldehyde-3-phosphate dehydrogenase, whose amino-acid sequence MQKLRIAINGFGRIGRQVLKAILERHVEAMDVVAINDLFDVGTNAHLLSYDTNYGKLPVAASVEGDVMVVGDWRIRNYAERDPRGLPWNELGIDVVIEATGIFRTGPKCQAHIDAGAKKVIITSPAKEEDLTIVLGVNQDRYDPAAHHILSNASCTTNCLAPVAKVVHEQFGIVKGVMTTIHAYTNDQRILDLPHKDLRRARAAACNMIPTSTGAAQAVSLVIPELKGKFSGLSVRVPTPTVSLVDFVVQLEKSTTTEDLRAALKTAAAGPLAGIMGVSELPLVSSDFKADPRSSIVDAEYTFVQGGDMAKILAWYDNEWGYSCRVADLVAFMAEKGL is encoded by the coding sequence ATGCAAAAACTACGTATCGCCATCAACGGGTTCGGCCGCATCGGCCGGCAGGTACTCAAAGCCATTCTCGAACGCCACGTCGAAGCCATGGACGTTGTGGCCATAAACGACCTTTTCGACGTGGGCACCAATGCCCATTTGCTGTCCTATGACACCAACTACGGCAAGCTGCCCGTGGCCGCCTCGGTCGAAGGCGATGTGATGGTCGTCGGCGATTGGCGTATCCGCAATTACGCCGAGCGCGACCCCCGGGGCCTGCCCTGGAACGAGCTTGGCATCGACGTCGTCATCGAAGCCACCGGCATCTTTCGCACCGGTCCCAAATGCCAGGCCCACATCGATGCCGGAGCCAAGAAGGTCATCATCACCTCGCCGGCCAAGGAAGAGGATCTTACCATCGTGCTTGGCGTCAACCAGGATCGCTACGATCCCGCCGCCCATCACATCCTCTCCAATGCCTCCTGCACCACCAACTGCCTGGCCCCGGTGGCCAAGGTGGTCCACGAGCAGTTCGGCATCGTCAAGGGGGTCATGACCACGATCCATGCGTATACCAATGACCAGCGTATTCTCGATCTGCCGCACAAGGATCTGCGCCGGGCCCGGGCCGCCGCCTGCAACATGATCCCCACTTCCACCGGCGCGGCTCAGGCCGTGTCCCTGGTCATTCCGGAACTCAAGGGCAAATTTTCCGGGCTTTCGGTGCGCGTCCCGACACCCACCGTTTCCCTGGTCGATTTCGTGGTGCAGTTGGAGAAATCCACCACCACCGAAGATTTGCGCGCCGCCCTGAAGACTGCTGCCGCCGGACCGCTGGCCGGCATCATGGGCGTTTCCGAGCTGCCGCTGGTGTCCTCGGATTTCAAGGCCGATCCCCGCTCCTCCATCGTTGACGCCGAGTACACCTTTGTCCAGGGCGGCGACATGGCCAAGATCCTGGCCTGGTACGACAACGAATGGGGCTATTCCTGCCGGGTGGCCGATCTGGTGGCCTTCATGGCCGAAAAGGGTCTTTAG